Genomic segment of Haemorhous mexicanus isolate bHaeMex1 chromosome 12, bHaeMex1.pri, whole genome shotgun sequence:
AACCATCAGATCCCCTCCCCTGGGCTTGCTCCACAGTCCCTTGGCATTTGCCTGGGGAAATGAGCAGAGGCCTTCAAGAAACTCCCTCAGATCGGCCGTGTGTGATTTACAGCTCGTTATCAGATCAGCCCAaatataaaagggaaagaacatataaagtttaaaaaaaaaagggggggggggggggggggaggttgAAACGCAACAGTCTAAAgatgaaacagcagctgcattctTCTGTGGGAAAGTTGGGGAATCCCGAGGGGGAAAACGGGGCACGGCTCGGGTACCTGTGATCCAGGGGCGCGGGTGGCTCCGGGCAGACCCCGAGGCGAGGCGGGTGCCCGCTGCCGAGCGCTGTCCGGCTGAGGGGTGGGAACTGCGGGCTGAGGGATGGGATTGCCGGGCTGAGGGATGGGATCTGCGGCCGGATAGATGGGATCTGAGGGCTGAGGGatgggatctgcgggctgagaGATGGGATGTGGGGGCTGAGAGATGGGATCTGAGGGCTGAGAGATGGGATCGCCGGGCTGAGAGATGGGATCTGAGGGCTGAGAGATGGGATCTGCAGGCTGAAGGATGGGATGTGGGGGCTGAGAGATGGGATCTGCGGGCTCAGGGATGGGATGTTGGGCCTGAGAGATGGGATCTGCGGGCTCAGGGatgggatctgcgggctgagagatgggatctgcgggctgagaGATGGGATCTGAgggctgagggatgggatgTGGGGGCTGAGAGATGGGATAGCCGGGCTGAGCGCTGGGATCTCgcggagctgagggcagagcccggccccgcccctcaGGAGACGCCGCAGCCGCAGCGCCGCCCCAGCGCCTCAGGGTGCGGCCGCCCTCGGACtcgggacagccctgagccttcccctcagccaggcAAGAAGCACTGCGAATTGTAGAACCGTCAGGGGTGAAAGAGATCTTTAAGACCATCAGTTCAACGTCAGGCCAACACTGACACTGCAAACCCTAAACCACTAAACCATTTCCCAGTGTCAGGTTCAGAGGCCTCTTTaacagctgcagggatggcaaCTCCACCACCTTTCTGGCCAACCTATTCCCCGCCCTGAacagtgaaaattattttctaaaatctaacctgaatttcctctcaACGTGAGGTCACTTCCTCTGGCTCTCAGTGCAGgcccagcagaagagagcagccccccctcagtgcacgctcctgtcagggagttgaGAGAGCGgtgaggtccctcctgagcctcttctccagactgaacaaacccagctccctcagctactcctcatgGGACATGTTTTCTAGAGCCTTTGggagccttgctgcccttctctggacacactcagcccctcaatgtcctttttcccgaggggcccagagctgacacagcactcgagctgtggcctcagcagtgcccagcacagaggggcaggcactgccctggtcccgctgcccacactgctgctgatccaggccaggtgccattggcctcttgcccccttgggcacactctggctcacactgaagcggctggtgacctgcaggatgtggcacttggccttATGGAACCTCACACCCTTGTCcttggcccattgatccagTCTGTCCAAGTCTTGTTTTAAGCAGGATGCAGCCTTTGAGTTTTCTCTATCTCAGATTTTTTGGAGGGTGCTAGAACATGTTAGTAGCTGGCTTGCACCCTCCTGAGCAgaagcagcttctgaaatgcttactcagcactgtcagccaaATAGACCCATTCTCTGGGAGGCCACACGCATGTGGCTTTCCAGTGGGCCTCTCATGAGATGCCTCATGTGAGCTGTGTTGTGGACAGCCTGTGCTGTTCCTGTCAGTCTCAGAAGACAATCACTGTTTCTCCTGTTGGCTGACCTGGAGAGGGTAATGGATTTTGGACACCATATCTGCAAGGAAACCAGTTCAGTTGGCTGGTGGTGTGTTGAGGGTTATGGGATCCCAGAGGTCTTGGTCTAGGAGCTGAGGTCAGGaatgcagcacagagctgctgtctaACCCGGGGCAGCAGAGtggctttgattttttccctggaaaaacagAGGTCAAAAGGCAAATTgacttttcttctgtgaaatgcAAGGGTCTGAGAGGAGCTCCCACCAAAGCCTGCCAAAGCTATTTAAGCAGTCTCCTCAAATGCTGTTCAAACAGGCTGCTGCTTTTGACTGTGCAAATATGTAGGCAGGAACTTGTAAATCCGGACACAGTTTTTCTCTGGGACTTCCAAATCTGGTTGTATCGCTACCAACACTACCAAAATAAATATCCAGTAAAGTCTGATATCCTTTTGCAATGTGCTTGCCAGCTGTTCTCTGTTGCCAGAGTCCTACAGAGCATATTGGATCCTGCTTCATAGGGATTTAAAGAGTTTCTGAACTTCAGGAATTAAATATTGAAGTAGATGAAATAGAGCCTAGGTGCAGtaacagagggaaaaatggagctTGTGAGCTGATGACTCTGGACATAATTTTTCAGCACAGAGATGGAGTAATGGCTGCTTTAACCTACCAGACTGGATTTACTAGAATAGTTACTGCCGTTTGATTTCAGCTGTTACACCATCACTAAAAAGTCATATATGGTAAGATTAGATAATATTTGGGTTTCTTCCTGCAGTAGGTGTTAGTGGACAAATAAAGCAATTCAATTACCActaatttttctgtcttccttggGGTGGGAGGCAGCTTTTAATGAGATTGATTctcccaaaataaaataatttaataatggCAGTTAAGGCACCAGTGGACAAAAAAAGTTTGGCTGTAGCAGATAACTGTACCCTGAGGCTTGAAATAGATTGCAGCCTCGTTGCACACAGCAAAATCTTGTCAGCCCCCATGTCAGTCTCCCATGAACCTCCCTGAtttccagacccttccctgcCAATCCTGGAAGTACTGCTCTCTTCCCTTGTTCATCAAATGTGGCCCCACCCCTTTCTCTAGAACCATCCTTGTCCATCACCCTTCTCTCGGAGTTCCATTGGGGTGACAAGCGTAATTCCCTCCCATGTTATCTCCTATTGGTTACCTACAATCTGATCCCCGCCCTATGTTCCTCTCTTGCTGTTCTACTATTGGTTATCCTCCCCGAGTACCCTCCCCGGTTCTTAAGCTGCTGTTACCCTGTTGGAGCTTTGTCACTTGTCTGTGGGCTCTCTCGGGGATTAAACCGTCTTGAGAATTTATACAAGTGGCTCCTCTTGTCTCCTTTGTTCCGGTTTCCTTGGCTCAGGGTTCctctcagcagctgcacagagcagctttgttGCCTCTAGGAGttgggcagccctgctctgctgccacccaGACCGGCTCGAGGGGCGGAGAGGGTGCAGCCACTCTTGGCGTGGGCCGGGAGGTGAGGGCTGCAGAGGTCTCTGGTGAAGGGTGGgagaccagcagcagcagaaggcacGATGTTGCTGGTTCCTTCAGGAGACTTCAGCTGACACAAATTCTGCCCCTTAGGTGCTGGTTTCTGCTTCTTGGCTCTCTGgcctttctctctctgctctaaTGGTTTACCAAGACTCTTCTGTTCCTGGGCTTTCACAATTACCTGCCCCGTTTTTTGATTTGGCTTCGGGTTAGGAATCCTAGGAAGAAAGGGACTGGTATTAGCCAGACAGACATTCTCAGCCAGTTGCTCTGCAGCTTGCTACATCCTTTCCTTGTGCAAGCAGTGAGCAGCAAATTAAACAAATGCACTCGCTGCATGGAAGCTGCAGAGGTGCAAGGGCAGGAACATGACCAGTAAAGTGCCTGGGGACCAACTACAGCACTCAAGGTTCCATGTAGAAAAGCAGGCCTTGCTTGTcccaaaagaaagcagagctaGGGACTTGCTGGTTCCTGGATCTCTTCTTCCAGATTTTGCAACCTTCCCAGTGTCTCCCTACCAAGGCCAGATGAtctttttctgctcctgtggGTGTTTCTGCCGCCTCTCTGGGGCTGCCTGTCTCCAGGCTCACCTCCTCATCCCAGTCAGAGGGACTGAAGGGAGGGTGTTAGGGGATGAACCAGGCTGTGCTTGGTGGTGCCCAGCAAtgggacaagaggcaatggcaGAACCTGAACAGGAAATTCCACCTGAAcctgaggaagaacttctttcctgtgcaggtgccaggttgcccagagagggtgtggagtgtCCCTCACTGGAATTATTCCAGAGCCCTCTGGACACAACCCTGTGCCATGTGCACTAGGATGAGCATGCTTACACAGGGAAGTGGGACCAGATGATctactgtggtcccttccaccctgtcccaccctgcGATCCCCCAGTGACACCCATCAGAAGCATGAGTTGGCAAGTGCTAAATGTTtcccacctgcactgcaggGTGGTCTCAAACGTCCCCTCACACTTTGGGGAGAACCACATGTAAAAGGCCTGCTTCTGGCCAGGGTAGATGGTGCCACAGTAGGGCTTGATGGAGAACACTGACCAGTCACAGATGGCATCTGGGAAGACCTCTGGGGAGGGACTAACAGGGTGTGAGTGGTGTAGCGTCTTGGAACAGTCGtgctgctttggctgctgcagctgctgctcagaatcctgctgctgcttggccaactgctgcagctgctgcagctcagaagGATGAGTTTCAAAaggatgctcctgctgccacccaaAATGATGCAGCAGCTTTCTGAGACACCCTGAAGGttcagaggagaggaaatgacctgcagagaggaagaggaCACCTTTCAAAGATAAAATCCTGTCATTGGAGCACCAGCAactctgcctcctgctgcaggtagttggaggagagctgggatgcACTTGGAGCATCTCTGGCCAATTACTTTCAGCAGGAAATAGAGCATCTGGGAGCAGggtctctgcctgcagcacaaaCTCCTGTGCCAAAGCAGGAGAGTTGGTTTTAGACGGTGACTTTGCATTTGCCCTGGAGTGGGGAACTGCACACAGACAGTGGCTACAGGTCAGCTCACTTGTTACACCATTGTTTTTCCCAGTCTCAGACTTTTCAAAGAGTCTGagatgtccctgatgtcccccttcccagtccttcccagtccaCCCAGCACGTggctctccccagagcctggctcagctcctctgcagagcagaagtggcagaggaagaacagaagGGAATGAACAGCAGATAGGGACAAAAACTCTCcggctgcagctgggaagatGCTGATGAAAGTGGACGTGTGGGCAAGGATGAAAAAGCAATTCATGTTTTGGAGTGACGTGGCAGAGTCTTCTCCCCAGGCCCTCAGCTACCAAGTGAAATGCCCTTATGCATCAGAGCAGATGAGTATTGCTTCTTCACTGCTTCACTGTCTTCAGCTTCCTCCCAGGAGTATTCCAGGGCTACCTTCCCTGTGTTGGATAGCCTGAAACTGAAAAGCCAgaaggaggaataaaaaaaatgtccaataaatataaaggaaataGTACAGTAACATTGTCTGATGGACTCCTGGTACCACTTTCTGCTGAGGAGCATCTTCTACCCCAGGCAACCCTGCCATGCTCAGATTGCTGTCCCAGGTGGcccaaaaaagtattttaaagccTGGAAGTTTAAGAGGAAAGGGCCAACATGGTACCCAGGACACTGAAGCTAAGGGGCTTACTCTGGACTTTAGGTCTTGGTTTGACTGCAAACTTATTCCTGAGCAGATGAGGACAGGTGACATGCAGTGAGGGCAAAGCCATGGCTGTTCTCAGCAGAAAGGTGTGGCAGCACTGAGGCTCTCCTGAGCACCTCCACCTGCTTGGCTTTGTGTGCACATAAATGGgcctgtgctggtttgggctggggcagagttcTGGCAAGCAggccctgggccagccctgggcaaggtcagctgctgtccccagggccctgcctgGCCTCCAGCACTCACGTGGCTATCCTTGTCTGCAAGGGGGAGGTATCCTTGAACTGAACCACGGTTGTGCTCAGTTTGAACTGGGTGTAGAAAACAATGGCACTGAGGTACACCTCagcctcctggctgctcttctCCAGCACAGTGTGAGCTGGTTCCGGGACTGTCTCGACCACCTGCaaacagaggaaggagaaatcaCTAAGCAGAGCCCAGAAGGTCAGGCTGAGAAGGGAATCTTCTGGCCTCCAAGATCAGCCTCCTAAGGGACTAGAAAGGACCATTCACTTTTACTTCCCTGGAAAGATGACAAAATTGGGAGTGTTCTGCTCAGTAGTTTGTTCTACCGACTGATCCAAGCGATCACTACCACAGCTGTTAATATCCCCATGGAGACTATAGCTGTGTTCTAGTCCCTGTACTTCAACCTTGTAGAGGGACTGGCTTTTTTCCTGTCCCCTATAAATCCAGCAGGTCTCAAAATAGGGATAAGTTCccctgctggagctctgtggaTGGAGACTGAAGAGCTCTAGAAAGCACCTTCTTGTCTTAGGGGAAAGTGCTCTCCAGATGTCATGTCTGGAGCAACAGCCAcgctgctgggagctggggatgggcaTTTTGGGGTGTGAAAGATCTCACTAGGAAAGTCTTCAACCGCAGATGTTCTGATAGAAAAGAGGATGGTTTTTAGAGGCCTTAAAATGGTCCAGAAACCCAGAAAGAACCTTCACCCACGATGAGTGTTTGTGGCAATAATGACAATAAAAGCAAGAGTCTCTGGAGATGGTCCTTCTCTGGACTCCTCCATAGTCATACAGTGCCTGGGCTACTTCATGAAGAGATATCCCACACAATACAGAGACCACAACCAAATTCTCTGGTATCCatgcagacaaaacttggagtTCACCAGCATATGCAGGAGAAGTGTATTTCTCTCCACTTTAAAAGAAGAGACAGAGTGCAGCAGACTTAACTCCTTGTTGGTGAAAAGGCACCACATGAGATGAAGAGATTTCAAACACCATAAAATGGGATAAAATCATAAAGCATTGCCTTCCATTCAACATGTGCTGCAACACTTGTGCTTGTGGCACAGCCTGATAGTTGAGTGTGGCTAAAGGTCTCTTGTCAAAAGGCTTCCCCATCTTGTGTGAGTGTATCTGGTCACTGTGCATCCACCTCTCCCCTGGAATGCACTGCTGGTGAACCTCTTGGCTGTCCAATGTcagaggaagcaggagctgctcagccagcagtgatggTGCTATGGTGGTTCTTTCTGTAAAAGCTGGATTGCCTTTCTTTGCTGTTCTGCTTCTTACCCTCTCTTTTTTAAACCATCTGGCTGCCAGGTCTTTCCTGGGGATATCCTTCCACGTCACAATGCACATTTGGTCATCCCAGTCTGGAACCTTCCTTCGTGGCCGCTTGAAGTTGATCTTGGTCACCTTACATTTCACAAGGCGCCTCCTGAAGGTGCCTGGGACATCTGCTTTCAAGGTCACTGTGAtgcccttggcacagccaggatggAGGTGTCCCACCTAGGGAGAATCAGGGAGGGAGTCGGGACCAAACTGGAAGCACTGCCAAAGGCAGGCCTGACAGCAAAAGGGACTGATGTGGGgaacagctgtgccaggaatcTGCACCTCAGAGAGGATTTATGTGAAATTTGACAGACAAAAGTATAAACAGAAGGTGCCACCTCCCATAACATGAAGCCTTTTCAGCAAGGCTGGCTGCCTTGGTCCAGCCAAGCCAGGGACTGCATCTCCTGCGTGGCACTGGAATGGGCTATCAGTGGCATGTGAGgattccctgccagctcctgggaacACCAGGAGCTTGAGcaatggggaaaggaagagcagtCCATGCTCACCTTGGGGGAGAACTGGAATATGGCATCTGCGTCCCACACAAAGCGCATGAACTGCGTACGGGTGTGGTTGGTGATGGTGAAGGTCCTGCGGCAGCGCTTCCCGACAGGACAGTGCCCAAACTGGATGTGATTTGCTCTGACAGCTGTAAAGGAGGAGAGCAAGGGATCTCAGCATGCAGGGAGCTCCACCTGCCCGCTCACGTGCACAGACACCTTTATGTTCAATGCTTCCTTGCTCCAAGCCTTCCTCCCTCTGGAGGGAGTTCCCCAGGCAGTTCCCCATCCCACCACCTTCAGGGAAACACCCTGGCACACCCCTAAGCCAGtgatgtgcagcacagcactcaCTGCTCTGCATGCATGGCTGCCACCCCCACAGGCCGGCAAGTCCCATGGGTGACAGCCCAGGCCTGGCTA
This window contains:
- the LOC132332981 gene encoding hydrocephalus-inducing protein homolog; translation: MLPLVIRNNGIKPVKFMLHLEDEHGVFLLKGRASTFKTFQTGNVEGDSVRNESKPAKQPFFLLRHGQSAEFDVIFKPTLAQRLEGKICLLVGDSCLTLTELVGEGHMDEFTLDGLKEDPQERNAKSSLKKDIIDAVRANHIQFGHCPVGKRCRRTFTITNHTRTQFMRFVWDADAIFQFSPKVGHLHPGCAKGITVTLKADVPGTFRRRLVKCKVTKINFKRPRRKVPDWDDQMCIVTWKDIPRKDLAARWFKKERVVETVPEPAHTVLEKSSQEAEVYLSAIVFYTQFKLSTTVVQFKDTSPLQTRIATFRLSNTGKVALEYSWEEAEDSEAVKKQYSSALMHKGISLEVFPDAICDWSVFSIKPYCGTIYPGQKQAFYMWFSPKCEGTFETTLQCRIPNPKPNQKTGQVIVKAQEQKSLGKPLEQREKGQRAKKQKPAPKGQNLCQLKSPEGTSNIVPSAAAGLPPFTRDLCSPHLPAHAKSGCTLSAPRAGLGGSRAGLPNS